Below is a genomic region from Fulvia fulva chromosome 5, complete sequence.
TCTCATCACGGACCGCCTACCGAGATCAGTGGTGCACGCTGTTGTCCTCTTGCAGCCTTGCTGAAGTGGTGTGTAGAGGAGAAAGTAGGTCCTCATCGAGTGGTCTTGCGATATACGACAATCGATATCGACCTTTGACTTGTAGCCGTTTCGAAACTTGTGGAGGCAATTTCGCTGGCGGCGCTGCCATTGCGACTGTCTGGATTGCTCGAGCGACGATGCGATTTCCAGAAGGCCTGTCCCCTCGTTGACGATCACAGCTCGTTGCATCGAGGCGAGATGCACGACCACGGCATTCTGCTCTTGGCCGTGGCACAAGTCTATTGTCTTCGGACCATGGCAGCTTATATCTCTTCTCGTGCGACCGGCGCGTGCATGACTCGCACCTGAGCCAGCGGGACGCGCCTCTTCACCCCGAAAGTGGCAGACGGAAAGTGTGCTCCAACTTGACTCCCTTCGCTCGGCCTGCTGCCATGCACCTGGAATGCCTCGGAATCATCCTCTGCAGGCATGGGCGTCTCCATGGTATTCAATTGTTTCACCAGACAGGGGTCCCATCGGGTCGTGGTCGTGGTCCGCGCATGCATTGATGATTGGTGACAGCGGATCCTTAGCGCGTCTAACTCAGAATCGCTGTGATCCTATGAACTGCGAGTAATCTCGCCCAGCCCTGCATAATTCACCACGTTGTCGTTAAACAGACCTTCATACGCAGACATGCATGACATCTAACTCCAACACCACGTCGTACGTCACGCACCAGCGCAGCATCTACTGGTGTTGTGTACAGCAACGCAGCCATCCGCAGCAAAGAATCTTGCTATTCTGGCGCCGGGCACGCCAAAGAGCCCATACCCAAAACAGAAGGCTTCCAGAATTATGGGATGCCTCCTATTCGGACATCTCATAATTTCCCTGACATGCCGGCCCATGCTCATGCCCGTGATATTTCCTTAGCCAGACTGTTGTCCTTCTTCCACCTCCAAGCGTTGCGCACTGCTCGCTGCATCGTCACTCATTCCCTTTATCTTTCTTCATACATTGCCATTGGCCTCTTGAGCATTTGCTTCCACCCTATTCTACGCCCATTCTTCTTTTCCATCCGGACGGCTATAATATATCCCGCCAGAACGGAGCCCCTGGACTGGTATTGTCGTGGACATTGAGCGAATCTGGGCAACTCCGATCAGCAAGAGATAGTAGTGTACATACCTTGGACACAACCACGAACGCTTTGCCGCTTTGTGCCACGACTCTTGCAATTCTGCTTGATCTACTGTACGCCGGGGATTTGGCCTAGAGCTGTAAGTCGGCTTGCACGCATTCCTATTGTCATGCAGGATCGAGACGTGGTAGAAGTGCATCGTTTTGGGGACTGACATTCGACGGCAAAGAAACTCGCTCGGACACCTTGCGATCACCCTGCCAACTTTCTAATCAACGACTTTCTCCTGTAGAGCTTGCGTCCGGCTTGCGTAGCACCGGACCTCTAATACCATCCAACACGGCCGTGCTATCAGCAAACCCGCGGGACAGCATTTCGCTGCCGCCGCACATGCTCGGCATGCAGTCTGGCGAGACGATGTCTAATGGTGCCAACTATGGGCATCGCCAGACTCAATCATTCGCCGTAAAGCCATCGATCAACTCCGACCTCAATGGGTACGCGAATGGATCTTTCCACTCCCATCAACCCTCCATGGGCGGGTATGGCGACCGACACCCGCAGCGAAACAACGTTCCGAACATCAACACTGGACGAATCCCGAGTAACAACTACAATGGACAAGACATGCAGACGCCCCAAACAGGCTACGACATGAACTTCACACCTCTGCTTCCATCGCAGTTGTTAATGGGAAGCCCTTTCCAGCCCGGCTCGCCTTCGACCTTTCAATCCCCTCAATTCCAGAGCTTCTCTAGCTTCTCTCAGCAGCAAGGTGGGCCACGTCACCAACAGTATCAGAGCAACAATGCTTTCCAGCATCAGCAGACATCGATCTCACCAAGCGCGTACCAGAGTCTGACCTCTCCTGCAGCCATGGGCCCGGGCTCGTACTTTGGTAGCATTCAGTCGCCGACGACTGGTTTCAATGCCCTGACTGGAGCCAGCATGGCAGGGTACGGTGGACCAATGCAGATGGGACCGGGCATGATGTCTGGAACGAGTCGTACTGTATATCTTGGCAACATTCCTCCCGAGACGTCTGCAGAGGAGATCCTGAGCCACGTCCGCAGTGGGCCGATTGAATCCGTTCGTCTGCTCCCTGACAAGAACTGTGCTTTCATCTCGTTCTTGGACGGAAGCTCCGCAACTCATTTCCATTCGGATGCGATCTTGAAGAAGCTGTCGATCAAGGGCCAGGATATCAAGATTGGCTGGGGCAAGCCCTCATCGGTTCCGACTTCTGTTGCACTCGCTGTGCAGCAGTCGGGCGCTTCTCGAAATGTCTACCTGGGAAACCTGGGCGAGGATATGTCTGAAGAAGAGCTTCGCGAGGAATTAAGCAAGTTCGGACCCATTGACACTGTGAAACTTGTCCGGGAGAAGTCGATTGGATTCGTGCACTTCCTTTCGATCGGAAATGCGATCAAGGCGGTCACTTTGCTTCCACAGGAGCCCAAATGGCAGGCACCACGACGTGTGTACTACGGAAAGGATCGATGTGCCTATGTCTCCAAGACCCAGCAGCAAAACGCGGCGCAATACCTTGGAATCGCCCCTGGGTACGCTCACGTCTTGAATGGCGCAGATCGGGATCTGATCACCAACGCTCTGGCACAGCAGTCTGTAGCTGCAGCGGCCGTGGCCACAACCGCTGGTGGTGTGAACAACTTGGGCAACCGCACAGTCTACCTTGGCAACATCCACCCAGAGACGACGATCGAAGAGATTTGCAACGTGGTCCGTGGTGGACTGCTTCACCACATTCGCTACATCCCCGACAAGCACATCTGCTTCGTGACATTCATCGACCCAACGGCAGCCGCATCGTTCTACGCCCTGAGTAACCTGCAGGGACTGATGATCCACAACCGCCGACTCAAGATCGGTTGGGGTAAGCACTCGGGTGCACTCCCACCAGCTATCGCTCTGGCTGTTTCTGGTGGTGCTTCTCGCAATGTGTATGTCGGCAATCTTGACGAGTCGTGGACGGAGGACCGCCTGAGGCAGGACTTCCAGGAGTATGGCGAGATCGAGCTCGTCAACACCTTGCGCGAGAAGAGTTGTGCTTTCGTCAACTTCACCAACATTGCAAATGCCATCAAAGCGATCGAGGCAGTCAGAGGAAAGGAGGAGTACAAGCGCTTCAAGGTCAACTTTGGAAAAGACCGCTGCGGCAACCCACCTCGACAAGTTGTTAACGCGCAGCAGATGCAACAGCGTGAACAACAGCAGCAACATGAGAACGGCCTGAACTCTTCATCACCAGTGAATGGTCTTGCCCCAAGCAGAACCCATAACTCCATCTCCCCCGCGAGTTCTGGTCCCTCGAATGGTGGTTACAACCCAGCACATGGGCCAACTGCATCAACAATCTTCAACAACGGCGGCAACAACCCTCTAACGCTGTACCTAGCAGCCACGCAACAGAGCGCACAAGCAGCCGCGGAGCAACAAGCACACCAAGCCTTCCTCCAGCGCCAAGACACTCTGAGCCCCTCCGACTTCGAGCAGCTGTCCCTACACCCCTCCGCCTACCAGCAGTCTCAGGGCCAATCCTCCCTAATGTCCAGCCAACAAGCTTTCTACGATACCCCGAACGAAGTAACCGCCCCACGATCCGGCGGTCTCGAACCTCCCTCCCAACACTACAGTCACGGCAGCCACCAGTCGGTGAACATCACCAACGGCGCCCCCATGAACTCCTACTCCAACGCCGCAAGCCAGAGCACCCAACAAGCCCAGCACCGCCGCGGTGTCAGTCTGCCAGCTTTCTCACTGCAGCAGGCACAGCAAGCAGAGCAGAGCGGCAACTTGGCCGGTCTAGGCGGCTACAGCCCCGGCGGCTATGGGCTAGGCGTGTCCGAGGGCACATTACCCGGCTGGGCAGAGGAGGAAGTCGCATAGGCTGTGCTGTTGCGCGTAGTCTCATTCTTGTCTTGCATTACTACTGTCATCAAAACCCCCTCTTAGACTAATATCGCGAAAGCGACGGCGGCCGAGCCAGGCGAATTCCCTAGGTCGTGTGTGAGTGTGTACTGTACTGTACGTTGCGATGGGGAACACAATAGCTGGAGTTGGAGAGATATTCGCGTAGCAAATGCGAGCAGCCCTGATTTTGGATGGGGTCAATGTCGAATTGGATGTATGGAGCAGTCATCAGTCGTGTGCAATCTTGTTTTTTATGGCATAGTTGGCACAAGTCGGTCGCAATCGCGATCGAGCAAGATGGGCCTTTTTGGGCAGAATAGCAAGAATGAAAGTTGACAGTGCGACAGATATCCTGGTTGGGAGTGTATTGCTTCATCTGTTATTGAGTTTGGAGTTTGGATGCGGCTGAAATGTATCTTTTCCGCAGTGTGCATCATATGCTTGTCAGTGGACAGTCGAAGGGCCGCAGTATGGCACTTTCTACCTCTGGGTACGGAAATGTCGTTCTTCGTCCTGTCGTCTTGCGACCAGATCGATCACTGCCTTGTCATACACATCTTCTGGTACTCGGCCTTCTTTCAGCACCATCTTTTCGTGCTTGGTCATCTCATCCTTCGTCATGCATACAAGCTCATCGAGTTGAAGCTTATCAGCCTTTTGACCAGGAGTGCTCATGTCTATCCACGCACCTTCAGGCTTTCGCCACCGGACCAAACTTAGCCTGCTGGCGAGACCCGACACCACGCTGCGACCCCGGTACACTTCTTCGACGAGGTACCCAACGTCATCTGAGGTCAAGGGCATTCGTAGACCGATTGGATCTGTGCCTTGATACCTCACCGCTCGTTCTTCGAGACCTTGGAGCTGGGCAAGAATCCCATCGTACATCTTTTCTCGAGCCTTGCTGGGAAGGTAGTCATGAGGGTATCCGGAGATTGCGAGCATGACGTGGTTCGCGACACACAGCCCGAAGACTGCTGGCATGGTGCCGAGAACCGGAAGAATGCGGACACGGAAGTCAGGCAGTACACCAAGCTCATTCACTTTGCCCTTCTGGAACTCGTCCTCAGGTAGTGGGAGCAGCTGCGCCTTGCCAGGACCTGTCTTCTCTGATGAGAAGACGACTGGTATGCCGTCTTTCACTCCGAGCTTACGCAGCTTTCGTCGTGTAGCGCCTGCCAAGGGATCGTCCGTAGACGCCGAGATGTCGCCAATAAAGACTCTGGTAGGATCAGACTTGCAGCCGGCACCCATTGAAGAAATCACGGGCAGTCCTTTCGTGTGACAGTAGTGCAGTAGCGCCACCTTTGAATCGATATTGTCAATAGCGTCGACGACGAAAGTGGGTGCTTGTCCGTCTGCCCAAGGAGCGAGCTGTGCGGCTGCTGATGCCTCGCCGAAGAGCTGGTTGATGGGGTCAAAATTGGTCCATGGCACAATCTGCTCCAGGCGCTTCTGAAGACAGACTACCTTAGGTGTGCCGACATCTGCAAGGGTAGCGACAGCGTGGCGGTTCAGTGAGCTGAGTGTGACTTGGTCGAAGTCAATGAGGCGAAGACGACCACAACCAGAACGAGCTAGTGCTGCGGCAGCATGTGAGCCCACACCACCGCAGCCTACCACCACCACGAATGCTTTCCTCAATTTCCTGAGGCCATCGTCAGTTAGGAAGACACGATTGCGAGCCAGCTGCTCCAGGATAAGATCTAGGACACGTTAGCTCCATGCTTTATGCCGCAGAGCCGTATAGCACACCTTCATCATAGTCTCCTAGTCGCGCCCTTCTTGCTAATGCTGCGCTTCGCTCATCATCTCTATTTTTAAGTGTCTCTTCTGGTACCGCTCCACCAAAATCGTTTATCTAGATCTTCGTCAGTCAGCGCCGTTCCGTCGAATATCACGTATGTGCCATACCTTCCCAACATCGTGCGGCACGCTCAAGTCCGGTATGGAGTCCTTTAGATCGTGAATATCATATCGCCGTCGTGCTTCTTGCAGTCCAACGACCGCGCTTGCCGCTATGCAGCCAGAGACCACCGCCGTCAACCCAAGCTGCACCCGATGCGATGAGACGATGTCCGACCACCACGATGACATCCTCACATCTACGAAGAAGCCATAGAAAGGTAGACGATGTTGATGCTGAAGATCTCAGCTTCACAAGCAATGACGGCCCGCTTGGACCCCTGCAATATCTGGTGGGCTCTC
It encodes:
- a CDS encoding Negative regulator of differentiation 1, which gives rise to MLGMQSGETMSNGANYGHRQTQSFAVKPSINSDLNGYANGSFHSHQPSMGGYGDRHPQRNNVPNINTGRIPSNNYNGQDMQTPQTGYDMNFTPLLPSQLLMGSPFQPGSPSTFQSPQFQSFSSFSQQQGGPRHQQYQSNNAFQHQQTSISPSAYQSLTSPAAMGPGSYFGSIQSPTTGFNALTGASMAGYGGPMQMGPGMMSGTSRTVYLGNIPPETSAEEILSHVRSGPIESVRLLPDKNCAFISFLDGSSATHFHSDAILKKLSIKGQDIKIGWGKPSSVPTSVALAVQQSGASRNVYLGNLGEDMSEEELREELSKFGPIDTVKLVREKSIGFVHFLSIGNAIKAVTLLPQEPKWQAPRRVYYGKDRCAYVSKTQQQNAAQYLGIAPGYAHVLNGADRDLITNALAQQSVAAAAVATTAGGVNNLGNRTVYLGNIHPETTIEEICNVVRGGLLHHIRYIPDKHICFVTFIDPTAAASFYALSNLQGLMIHNRRLKIGWGKHSGALPPAIALAVSGGASRNVYVGNLDESWTEDRLRQDFQEYGEIELVNTLREKSCAFVNFTNIANAIKAIEAVRGKEEYKRFKVNFGKDRCGNPPRQVVNAQQMQQREQQQQHENGLNSSSPVNGLAPSRTHNSISPASSGPSNGGYNPAHGPTASTIFNNGGNNPLTLYLAATQQSAQAAAEQQAHQAFLQRQDTLSPSDFEQLSLHPSAYQQSQGQSSLMSSQQAFYDTPNEVTAPRSGGLEPPSQHYSHGSHQSVNITNGAPMNSYSNAASQSTQQAQHRRGVSLPAFSLQQAQQAEQSGNLAGLGGYSPGGYGLGVSEGTLPGWAEEEVA
- a CDS encoding tRNA threonylcarbamoyladenosine dehydratase 2, with the translated sequence MSSWWSDIVSSHRVQLGLTAVVSGCIAASAVVGLQEARRRYDIHDLKDSIPDLSVPHDVGKINDFGGAVPEETLKNRDDERSAALARRARLGDYDEDLILEQLARNRVFLTDDGLRKLRKAFVVVVGCGGVGSHAAAALARSGCGRLRLIDFDQVTLSSLNRHAVATLADVGTPKVVCLQKRLEQIVPWTNFDPINQLFGEASAAAQLAPWADGQAPTFVVDAIDNIDSKVALLHYCHTKGLPVISSMGAGCKSDPTRVFIGDISASTDDPLAGATRRKLRKLGVKDGIPVVFSSEKTGPGKAQLLPLPEDEFQKGKVNELGVLPDFRVRILPVLGTMPAVFGLCVANHVMLAISGYPHDYLPSKAREKMYDGILAQLQGLEERAVRYQGTDPIGLRMPLTSDDVGYLVEEVYRGRSVVSGLASRLSLVRWRKPEGAWIDMSTPGQKADKLQLDELVCMTKDEMTKHEKMVLKEGRVPEDVYDKAVIDLVARRQDEERHFRTQR